In Actinoplanes derwentensis, the following proteins share a genomic window:
- a CDS encoding outer membrane protein assembly factor BamB family protein → MGAYDPATGVRRWHAELKRRGVTRMALSQGFLVTLSYACDGQRAYLNAFRAGSGVLVWEVQLSAPSQDMIVDDGVVVVDTRPDYETSTVAHRLATGARLWKLFGTRGHGLLSAGGRLLVRTQGDGSRAVSIVTGATIWTTREDWYAVGSDPAGSRFYVGGGKRGLTAIDAATGNRVWESDWPTPSVTADRDRVYVPRQRTVICLDAKTGRRLWAMHLPDGAGQPVRAGELLYSPSGLGAALSIVDAVTGRVRGGGMPSSDSHPPTVAGGRLLLTDGSRLRAYF, encoded by the coding sequence GTGGGGGCCTATGACCCGGCTACGGGGGTGCGGCGGTGGCATGCGGAACTGAAACGGCGTGGGGTTACACGGATGGCGCTGTCTCAAGGGTTTCTGGTCACGCTCAGCTATGCGTGTGACGGACAGCGTGCGTATTTGAACGCGTTTCGGGCCGGCAGTGGGGTGCTGGTCTGGGAGGTGCAGCTCAGCGCGCCGTCTCAGGACATGATCGTCGATGACGGCGTGGTTGTGGTGGATACTCGGCCCGACTACGAGACTTCTACCGTGGCTCATCGGCTGGCTACCGGGGCTCGGCTGTGGAAGCTGTTCGGGACTCGTGGGCACGGGCTGCTCTCGGCTGGCGGGCGCCTACTGGTGCGTACCCAGGGTGACGGGTCTCGGGCCGTCTCGATCGTCACCGGTGCGACGATCTGGACTACCCGGGAGGACTGGTACGCGGTCGGCAGCGACCCGGCGGGCAGCCGGTTCTACGTCGGCGGCGGGAAACGCGGGCTGACCGCGATCGACGCGGCGACCGGCAACCGGGTATGGGAATCCGACTGGCCGACACCCTCGGTCACCGCCGACCGGGACCGGGTCTACGTCCCGCGGCAGCGCACCGTCATCTGCCTGGACGCGAAGACCGGGCGACGGCTCTGGGCGATGCACCTGCCGGACGGCGCGGGCCAGCCGGTCCGGGCCGGTGAACTGCTCTACAGCCCATCCGGACTGGGCGCGGCACTGTCGATCGTCGACGCGGTGACCGGCAGAGTGCGAGGCGGTGGCATGCCGAGCAGCGACAGCCACCCACCGACGGTGGCAGGCGGCCGCCTTCTCCTCACGGATGGCAGCCGCCTGCGCGCCTACTTCTGA
- the rlmB gene encoding 23S rRNA (guanosine(2251)-2'-O)-methyltransferase RlmB: MAGNSFNASKRTTSKKGAAGGSGGKNRASLKGRGKTLPADERPWHKGYSGTEKLPEKTARKQNKERQAAAAEGRAPKIGQPGTKDTTWGRGGGRAPGITKTQTTRGGVRGGGPRGPRIAPGRRSNPTKEGPELLLGRNPVNEALRALVPATALYVAQGIEIDDRVTEIVRTAGDRGIPILEISRNELDRMTGGVLHQGIGLQVPPFAYQDFDDLIAAALEQTAPLLVALDGITDPRNVGAVIRSVAAFGGHGVFMTERRAAGITATAWRTSAGAAARVPVSQVVNLTRAIKAAQKAGFTAIGLDADGEVGLYDLDVATGPLIVVVGSEGRGLSRLVGETCDLRVGIPMSSDVESLNASVAAAVTLAEVSRRRVRS, translated from the coding sequence ATGGCCGGTAACTCGTTCAACGCGAGTAAGCGCACGACTTCGAAGAAGGGCGCCGCGGGCGGATCGGGCGGGAAGAACCGCGCGAGCCTCAAGGGGCGCGGCAAGACCCTGCCCGCCGACGAGCGTCCCTGGCACAAGGGTTACTCGGGCACCGAGAAACTGCCCGAGAAGACCGCTCGTAAGCAGAACAAGGAGCGCCAGGCCGCCGCCGCTGAGGGCCGCGCGCCCAAGATCGGCCAGCCGGGTACCAAGGACACCACCTGGGGGCGCGGCGGGGGCCGTGCTCCCGGCATCACCAAGACTCAGACCACCCGGGGTGGCGTCCGGGGCGGCGGCCCGCGGGGCCCGCGGATCGCTCCGGGCCGCCGGTCCAACCCCACCAAGGAAGGTCCCGAGCTGCTGCTCGGCCGTAACCCGGTGAACGAGGCGCTGCGGGCGCTGGTGCCGGCCACCGCGCTCTACGTGGCGCAGGGCATCGAGATCGACGACCGGGTGACCGAGATCGTCCGGACCGCCGGTGACCGGGGCATCCCGATCCTGGAGATCAGCCGGAACGAGCTGGACCGGATGACCGGTGGCGTGCTGCACCAGGGCATCGGGCTGCAGGTGCCGCCGTTCGCGTACCAGGACTTCGACGACCTGATCGCCGCCGCGCTGGAGCAGACCGCTCCGCTGCTGGTCGCGCTCGACGGCATCACCGACCCGCGGAACGTCGGTGCGGTGATCCGGTCGGTGGCCGCGTTCGGTGGGCACGGCGTCTTCATGACCGAGCGCCGGGCCGCCGGGATCACCGCGACCGCCTGGCGCACCAGCGCCGGCGCGGCCGCCCGTGTCCCGGTGTCGCAGGTGGTCAACCTGACCCGGGCGATCAAGGCCGCGCAGAAGGCCGGTTTCACCGCGATCGGCCTGGACGCCGACGGTGAGGTCGGGCTCTACGACCTGGACGTCGCGACCGGCCCGCTGATCGTGGTGGTCGGTTCCGAGGGCCGCGGTCTGTCCCGGCTGGTCGGCGAGACCTGTGACCTGCGGGTCGGCATCCCGATGTCCTCCGACGTGGAGTCGCTGAACGCGAGTGTCGCGGCAGCGGTCACGCTGGCCGAGGTGAGCCGCCGCCGCGTCCGGAGCTGA
- a CDS encoding DUF4032 domain-containing protein, producing MRITSALIDPALLDLPWHIPLEDWPADHLVALPQGISRHIVRFVKLNDVVYAMKETRERIAEKEYDLLRALERIDFPAVQAIAIATDRQTKEGEPLETVLVTRHLQFSLPYRALFSRVLRPDTMNRLLDALAALIVRMHLTGFSWGDCSLSNTLFRRDAGAFAAYLVDAETGNLYPKLSEGQRSEDIEILRLNIFGECLDLQAAELLHESIDPESVVDDIVTRYERLWHEVTYEQEVARDSRHHIDRRIRRLNEMGFDIAEVSMSTSHDGGYLVRPKVVDAGYHTRRLMRLTGLDAEENQARQLLNDLDAYRAESHLTDEQQAAHRWLTEVFEPVVRAVPAHLRRKLEPQEIFSQIIQHKWLLSEKAGRDVGMAPAVHGYLTDVLVNKPDEQAVLGVEAESLSQ from the coding sequence GTGCGCATCACCTCCGCCCTCATCGACCCGGCGCTCCTGGATCTGCCTTGGCACATTCCGCTGGAGGACTGGCCGGCCGATCATCTGGTCGCGCTGCCACAGGGCATCTCCCGGCACATCGTCCGGTTCGTGAAGCTCAACGACGTGGTCTACGCGATGAAGGAGACCCGGGAACGGATCGCGGAGAAGGAGTACGACCTGCTCCGCGCCCTGGAGCGGATCGACTTCCCGGCGGTGCAGGCCATCGCCATCGCCACCGACCGGCAGACGAAGGAGGGCGAGCCGCTGGAGACCGTGCTGGTGACCCGGCACCTCCAGTTCTCCCTGCCGTACCGGGCGCTGTTCTCCCGGGTGTTGCGGCCGGACACGATGAACCGGCTGCTGGACGCGCTGGCCGCACTGATCGTGCGGATGCACCTGACCGGCTTCTCCTGGGGCGACTGCTCGCTGTCGAACACCCTGTTCCGGCGGGACGCGGGCGCTTTCGCCGCCTATCTGGTGGACGCCGAGACCGGCAACCTCTACCCGAAACTGTCCGAGGGGCAGCGCAGCGAGGACATCGAGATCCTGCGGCTGAACATCTTCGGCGAGTGCCTGGACCTGCAAGCCGCCGAGTTGCTGCACGAGTCGATCGACCCGGAGTCGGTGGTCGACGACATCGTGACGCGGTACGAGCGGCTGTGGCACGAGGTCACCTATGAGCAGGAAGTGGCACGGGACTCCCGGCACCACATCGACCGGCGGATCCGGCGGCTCAACGAGATGGGCTTCGACATCGCCGAAGTGTCGATGTCCACGTCACACGACGGCGGCTATCTGGTGCGCCCCAAGGTCGTCGACGCCGGCTATCACACTCGCCGTCTGATGCGGCTGACCGGCCTGGACGCCGAGGAGAACCAGGCTCGGCAGCTGCTCAACGACTTGGACGCCTACCGGGCCGAGAGTCACCTCACCGACGAGCAGCAGGCCGCCCACCGTTGGCTCACCGAAGTGTTCGAGCCGGTGGTGCGCGCGGTTCCGGCACACCTGCGGCGCAAACTGGAACCGCAGGAGATCTTCTCGCAGATCATCCAGCACAAATGGCTGCTCTCCGAGAAGGCCGGCCGGGACGTCGGCATGGCCCCGGCGGTGCACGGTTACCTCACCGACGTGCTGGTCAACAAGCCGGACGAGCAGGCGGTCCTGGGCGTCGAGGCCGAGTCACTCAGCCAGTAA
- a CDS encoding outer membrane protein assembly factor BamB family protein — protein sequence MAGQGKDEAQPEFARGVSEAAKPEPTAATVPQQPVARAGEPTQTAMEYADPVDPWAAAEAASIAAGGKPSYEAPAPNQGGTWTMLGETEAAVQKTKIKGLLIGGAATVVAAGVVAATVLLWPSFPALDYHRAEEIKRVAPAAAFTSAFTSAEVVGDRAYFAGVDSGGTLRVLAADTGAGDKALWESTAAGRSTTWTAMRATPSVVVLFSGVESATSTSRMVVLDAENGSRLWEQSVGYYDEIHLGAQTVLWTDRERKRLVGLDLIEGSEKWAVADEDATKIHAMPGPDDLTGPADISGRAFGTDIGDQFVQFDADKTATVRELATGKVLQTRENVSAGGDDVAVHDGRLYVLETGTPKRIFQYDLANLIAEPEAKYTVGTSEEVDGLTPCGDQLCFIRTKDFDKATSEVVATGWSLAVPKVKTLVPVGASGLLAIGDESTTLIVDQKVVWTIDGGVAARLDAGNVLRFSEDLSSSVGNRALSGFHVGDKAGEIAEMGEIRDVRSENCSWNTEVIACVAAEDVVIYSFAG from the coding sequence ATGGCTGGTCAAGGCAAGGACGAGGCACAGCCGGAGTTCGCGAGGGGCGTCTCCGAGGCGGCGAAACCGGAACCGACGGCGGCGACGGTGCCGCAGCAACCGGTGGCGAGAGCCGGTGAGCCGACGCAGACGGCGATGGAGTACGCGGATCCGGTGGACCCGTGGGCCGCCGCCGAAGCCGCCTCGATCGCCGCCGGCGGCAAGCCCAGTTACGAGGCTCCGGCGCCGAACCAGGGCGGCACGTGGACGATGCTGGGCGAAACCGAGGCCGCCGTTCAGAAGACGAAGATCAAGGGCCTACTCATCGGCGGTGCCGCGACCGTCGTGGCCGCGGGGGTGGTCGCCGCCACGGTGCTGCTCTGGCCGTCTTTTCCGGCGCTCGACTATCACCGGGCGGAGGAGATCAAGCGGGTCGCTCCGGCGGCCGCGTTCACGTCGGCCTTCACCAGTGCGGAAGTGGTCGGTGACCGGGCCTACTTCGCCGGCGTCGACAGCGGCGGCACCTTGCGGGTACTCGCGGCCGACACCGGTGCCGGTGACAAGGCGCTGTGGGAGAGCACGGCCGCCGGGCGGTCCACCACGTGGACGGCGATGCGGGCGACACCGTCGGTCGTGGTGCTGTTCTCCGGGGTCGAGTCGGCGACCAGCACCAGCCGGATGGTCGTGCTGGACGCCGAGAACGGCAGCCGGCTCTGGGAACAGAGTGTCGGCTACTACGACGAGATCCACCTCGGTGCGCAGACCGTGCTCTGGACCGACCGTGAGCGCAAACGGCTCGTCGGGCTGGACCTGATCGAGGGCAGCGAGAAGTGGGCGGTGGCCGACGAGGACGCCACCAAGATCCACGCGATGCCGGGGCCGGACGACCTGACCGGACCGGCCGACATCAGTGGACGGGCGTTCGGGACGGACATCGGCGACCAGTTCGTCCAGTTCGACGCCGACAAGACCGCGACCGTCCGGGAACTGGCCACCGGCAAGGTTCTACAGACCAGGGAGAACGTGTCCGCCGGCGGCGACGACGTGGCCGTCCACGACGGCCGGTTGTACGTGCTGGAGACGGGCACCCCGAAACGGATCTTCCAGTACGACCTGGCGAACCTCATCGCCGAACCCGAGGCCAAGTACACGGTGGGGACGTCGGAAGAGGTCGACGGGCTCACGCCCTGCGGTGACCAGCTCTGTTTCATCCGGACCAAGGACTTCGACAAGGCCACCAGCGAGGTCGTCGCCACCGGCTGGAGTCTGGCCGTGCCGAAGGTGAAGACCCTCGTCCCGGTCGGGGCGAGCGGGCTACTGGCGATCGGCGACGAGAGCACCACACTGATCGTGGACCAGAAAGTGGTCTGGACCATCGACGGCGGTGTCGCGGCCCGCCTCGACGCCGGGAACGTGCTGCGCTTCTCCGAAGATCTCAGCAGCTCGGTGGGGAATCGGGCATTGTCCGGCTTTCACGTGGGCGACAAAGCCGGCGAGATCGCGGAGATGGGCGAGATCCGGGACGTACGGTCGGAGAACTGCTCGTGGAACACCGAAGTGATCGCCTGCGTCGCCGCCGAAGACGTCGTCATCTACTCGTTCGCGGGATGA
- the cysS gene encoding cysteine--tRNA ligase codes for MTLRLYDTATRSVRDFVPMTPGLAGIYLCGVTVQSSPHIGHLRSAVNYDVLRRWLLHEGLEVTFVRNVTDVDDKILEKAVKEGKPYWAIAYTNRLLLERNYSALNVLPPTYEPLATGHITEMHELIQELIDRGHAYPAASDCGDVYFDVRSFREYGALSGQRPDDMRDAGDAPVRNKRDHRDFALWKGVKADEPRDAYWPSPWGKGRPGWHIECSAMARRYLGDEFDIHGGGLDLTFPHHENEVAQSKAAGLGFARFWVHHALLNLGESKMSKSLGNVIDLDSVVEAGVRPVELRYYLGSAHYRSRIDYTDEALKEAAVAYRRIEGFVHRAAEVVGNGRPKAVPPAFAEAMNDDLNTSAALAIVHDTVREGNSALTAGDEPAIRGALTAVRAMLGVLGIDPLDAAWDGGEGGNDLKPVVDSLVALALEQRASARARKDWAAADSVRDQLKNAGIQVEDTPTGPRWTVGEQH; via the coding sequence GTGACTCTGCGCTTGTATGACACCGCGACCCGATCGGTCCGGGACTTCGTCCCGATGACTCCCGGTCTGGCGGGGATCTACCTGTGTGGTGTCACCGTCCAGTCCTCGCCACATATCGGTCACCTCCGCTCCGCCGTGAACTACGACGTGCTGCGCCGCTGGCTGCTGCACGAGGGGCTGGAGGTGACGTTCGTCCGCAACGTCACCGACGTGGACGACAAGATCCTGGAAAAGGCGGTCAAGGAGGGGAAACCCTACTGGGCGATCGCCTACACCAACCGCCTCCTGCTGGAGCGGAACTACTCGGCGCTCAACGTGCTGCCGCCGACCTACGAGCCGCTGGCCACCGGGCACATCACCGAGATGCACGAGCTGATCCAGGAGCTGATCGACCGCGGCCACGCCTATCCGGCCGCCAGTGACTGTGGCGACGTGTATTTCGACGTGCGCTCGTTCCGCGAGTACGGCGCGCTGTCCGGCCAGCGCCCCGACGACATGCGCGACGCCGGTGACGCCCCGGTGCGCAACAAACGTGACCACCGCGACTTCGCCCTGTGGAAGGGCGTGAAAGCCGACGAGCCCCGGGACGCGTACTGGCCGTCGCCGTGGGGCAAGGGCCGCCCGGGCTGGCACATCGAGTGCTCGGCGATGGCCCGTCGCTACCTCGGCGACGAGTTCGACATCCACGGTGGCGGGCTGGACCTGACGTTCCCGCACCACGAGAACGAGGTGGCCCAGTCGAAGGCGGCCGGTCTCGGCTTCGCCCGGTTCTGGGTGCACCACGCGCTGCTGAACCTCGGCGAGTCCAAGATGAGCAAGTCGCTGGGCAACGTGATCGACCTGGACTCGGTGGTCGAGGCCGGTGTCCGCCCGGTCGAGCTGCGCTACTACCTGGGCAGCGCGCACTACCGCTCGCGCATCGACTACACCGACGAGGCTCTGAAAGAGGCAGCGGTCGCCTACCGCCGGATCGAGGGCTTCGTGCATCGCGCGGCCGAGGTGGTCGGCAACGGACGGCCCAAGGCGGTGCCCCCGGCGTTCGCCGAGGCGATGAACGACGATTTGAACACCTCGGCGGCGCTGGCTATCGTCCACGACACCGTGCGGGAGGGCAATTCCGCTCTGACCGCCGGTGACGAGCCCGCCATCCGTGGCGCGCTGACCGCGGTCCGGGCCATGCTCGGGGTGCTCGGCATCGATCCGCTCGACGCTGCCTGGGACGGCGGCGAGGGCGGCAACGACCTGAAGCCGGTGGTCGACTCACTCGTCGCACTGGCATTGGAACAGCGGGCTTCGGCCCGCGCACGTAAAGACTGGGCGGCCGCGGATTCGGTGCGGGACCAGCTCAAGAACGCGGGTATTCAGGTGGAGGACACTCCGACCGGGCCGCGCTGGACGGTAGGAGAGCAGCACTGA
- a CDS encoding NAD-binding protein, giving the protein MSVTPAEKIHTRSESDEDTRPHLVLCGADALVFTLAEELANSRHRIRVTVITPYRIRSDVPDIASLADRGVVWRKSDRLDERTFREAGLDGATALALVMPDDVVNLHAALCAREVEEDLRVVVRMFNTGLGKSVARLFPDCAVLSDAEMAAPAFVAAALGEVAPTHFRRSGRTLYVAHREDVPPRLVVLTLTTSDANGEVAVLPAEPERRSAQPADLVLAEAVGRPPGEDVTRRLLSRARRRRRPFRAIGRAVRAALSRKLGIAVLITLGTTLVAGLVLAKYDGEGHGLWESFYMTLLTAVGSSDVEVDRDPVGQAAQLVLTIAGLAIIPLITAAVVDGMVNARIALSQGRIAGALNDHIVLVGLGNVGTQVLRQLTDLGLRVVAIDRTADARGVKTAQRRGVPVIIGDASAQEVLQAASIDTCRALVVLSTDDRVNLQAALQSRATHDNLRVVLRLFDDDFAQRVETAFQIDTSRSVSRICAPIFAAALLERDVHATIPVDRHSLLVATVTVSALSPLDGAPLEHVDHPGEARVIGLSVAGEEWVDWGPDQRRVLAEGDRVIVVARRRGLRVLAELASPPLLAE; this is encoded by the coding sequence GTGAGTGTCACCCCCGCGGAAAAGATCCACACCCGTTCCGAGTCCGATGAGGACACCCGGCCTCACCTGGTGTTGTGCGGGGCCGATGCGCTGGTCTTCACACTGGCCGAGGAACTCGCCAACTCCCGGCATCGAATCCGCGTCACCGTGATCACCCCGTACCGGATCCGGTCTGATGTTCCTGATATCGCGTCTCTGGCCGATCGGGGTGTGGTGTGGCGCAAATCCGACCGCCTCGACGAGCGGACCTTCCGGGAGGCGGGCCTCGACGGCGCCACCGCGCTCGCCCTGGTCATGCCGGACGACGTGGTCAACCTGCACGCCGCCCTGTGCGCCCGGGAGGTCGAGGAGGACCTGCGGGTGGTGGTGCGGATGTTCAATACCGGTCTCGGCAAGAGCGTGGCCCGGCTCTTCCCGGACTGCGCGGTGCTGTCGGACGCGGAGATGGCGGCGCCGGCCTTCGTGGCGGCGGCTCTGGGTGAGGTCGCGCCCACACATTTCCGCCGCTCCGGACGTACGCTCTATGTCGCCCACCGGGAGGACGTGCCACCGCGACTGGTGGTGCTCACCCTGACCACCTCCGACGCGAACGGTGAGGTGGCTGTCCTTCCGGCCGAACCGGAGCGCCGGTCCGCGCAGCCAGCCGACCTGGTGCTGGCCGAGGCGGTGGGCCGCCCGCCCGGTGAGGACGTGACCCGGCGCCTGCTCAGCCGGGCCCGCCGCCGGCGTCGCCCGTTCCGCGCGATCGGCCGTGCCGTGCGGGCCGCGCTGAGCCGCAAACTCGGCATCGCGGTGCTGATCACGCTGGGCACCACGCTGGTGGCCGGGCTGGTGCTGGCCAAGTACGACGGGGAGGGCCACGGCCTCTGGGAGTCGTTCTACATGACGTTGCTGACCGCGGTCGGCTCGTCCGATGTGGAGGTCGATCGCGATCCGGTGGGGCAGGCCGCCCAGTTGGTGCTGACCATCGCCGGACTGGCGATCATTCCGTTGATCACCGCCGCGGTGGTGGACGGCATGGTGAACGCGCGGATCGCTCTCAGCCAGGGCCGGATCGCTGGCGCGCTGAACGACCACATCGTGCTGGTCGGGCTCGGTAACGTCGGCACGCAGGTGCTGCGCCAGCTCACCGACCTGGGACTGCGGGTGGTCGCGATCGACCGGACCGCTGACGCCCGCGGGGTGAAGACCGCCCAGCGCCGGGGCGTGCCGGTGATCATCGGGGACGCCTCCGCGCAGGAGGTTCTGCAGGCCGCCTCGATCGACACCTGCCGGGCCCTGGTCGTGCTCTCCACCGACGACCGGGTGAATCTGCAGGCGGCCCTGCAGTCCCGGGCCACCCACGACAACCTGCGGGTGGTGCTGAGACTCTTCGACGACGACTTCGCTCAGCGGGTCGAGACGGCCTTCCAGATCGACACGTCCCGCAGCGTCTCCCGGATCTGCGCGCCGATCTTCGCCGCCGCCCTGCTGGAACGTGACGTGCACGCCACCATCCCGGTCGACCGGCACTCGCTGCTGGTGGCCACGGTGACCGTATCGGCGCTGTCCCCGCTGGACGGCGCCCCGCTGGAGCATGTCGACCATCCGGGCGAGGCGCGCGTGATCGGCCTCTCGGTGGCCGGCGAGGAGTGGGTCGACTGGGGACCGGACCAGCGGCGGGTGCTGGCCGAGGGCGACCGGGTCATCGTGGTCGCCCGCCGCCGTGGTCTGCGGGTGCTGGCCGAGCTGGCCAGCCCGCCGTTACTGGCTGAGTGA
- a CDS encoding ABC transporter ATP-binding protein, with protein sequence MATVTYDKASRIYAGTERPAVNELELEIGDGEFLVLVGPSGCGKSTSLRMLAGLEDVDRGRILINEKDVTNLPPKSRDIAMVFQNYALYPHMTVYENMAFALKLRKTPKAEIDKAVKEAAGLLQLEEYLSRKPKALSGGQRQRVAMGRAIVRKPQVFLMDEPLSNLDAKLRVQTRSQIASLQAKLGVTTVYVTHDQVEAMTMGHRVAVMLDGVLQQVDTPRALYDTPGNVFVAGFMGSPAMNIKTVPLNEAGAYFGSLTIPLTREQIAAASEGGDGKVTVGFRPESAEVVSESADALPIVVDLVEDLGSDANVYGHADLPGGSERFTVRTERRSMPSMGETVYIKPQVNALHVFNAGSGFRI encoded by the coding sequence ATGGCTACCGTCACTTATGACAAGGCATCCCGCATCTACGCGGGTACCGAGCGTCCCGCGGTCAACGAGCTCGAGCTCGAGATCGGCGACGGCGAGTTCCTCGTTCTGGTCGGCCCTTCCGGTTGTGGCAAGTCCACCAGCCTGCGGATGCTCGCCGGCCTGGAGGATGTGGACCGCGGTCGCATCCTGATCAACGAGAAGGACGTCACGAACCTTCCGCCGAAGTCCCGTGACATCGCGATGGTGTTCCAGAACTACGCGCTGTACCCGCACATGACGGTGTACGAGAACATGGCGTTCGCTCTGAAGCTGCGCAAGACCCCGAAGGCCGAGATCGACAAGGCCGTGAAGGAGGCCGCCGGCCTGCTTCAGCTGGAGGAGTACCTGTCCCGCAAGCCGAAGGCGCTCTCCGGCGGTCAGCGTCAGCGTGTCGCCATGGGCCGCGCGATCGTGCGTAAGCCGCAGGTGTTCCTCATGGACGAGCCGCTGTCGAACCTCGACGCCAAGCTCCGTGTCCAGACCCGTTCGCAGATCGCCTCGCTGCAGGCGAAGCTCGGTGTCACCACCGTTTACGTGACCCACGACCAGGTCGAGGCCATGACCATGGGTCACCGGGTCGCGGTCATGCTGGACGGTGTGCTCCAGCAGGTGGACACCCCGCGGGCGCTCTACGACACCCCCGGCAACGTCTTCGTCGCCGGTTTCATGGGCTCCCCGGCCATGAACATCAAGACCGTGCCGCTGAACGAGGCGGGTGCCTACTTCGGTTCGCTGACGATTCCGCTCACCCGTGAGCAGATCGCCGCCGCGTCCGAGGGTGGCGACGGCAAGGTGACCGTCGGTTTCCGTCCGGAGTCGGCCGAGGTCGTCAGCGAGTCCGCCGACGCGCTGCCGATCGTCGTCGACCTGGTCGAGGACCTCGGTTCGGACGCCAACGTCTACGGTCACGCCGACCTGCCGGGCGGCTCGGAGCGGTTCACAGTCCGGACCGAGCGTCGCAGCATGCCGAGCATGGGCGAGACGGTCTACATCAAGCCGCAGGTCAACGCGCTGCACGTCTTCAACGCGGGTAGCGGTTTCCGCATCTGA
- a CDS encoding GNAT family N-acetyltransferase, with product MRIERVTDAADVHRAADLFDSPPQESATRRFLDDPTHHLLLAYDDAARPVGMISGVETTHPDKGTEMLVYELGVAPVARLQGIGTALVDALAVIARQNGCYGMWVSTESDNKAALATYRRAGAMEEMTFTLLSWDLTEDQTTM from the coding sequence ATGCGTATCGAACGGGTGACCGACGCGGCCGATGTCCATCGCGCGGCGGACCTGTTCGACTCCCCACCACAGGAATCCGCCACCCGGCGTTTCCTCGACGACCCCACGCACCACCTGCTGCTGGCCTACGACGACGCCGCGCGCCCGGTCGGCATGATCAGCGGCGTCGAGACCACCCACCCCGACAAGGGCACTGAGATGCTGGTCTACGAGCTGGGGGTGGCTCCGGTCGCCCGGCTCCAAGGCATCGGGACGGCGCTGGTCGACGCGCTGGCCGTGATAGCCCGCCAGAACGGCTGCTACGGCATGTGGGTCTCGACCGAAAGTGACAACAAGGCGGCCCTGGCCACTTACCGACGGGCAGGCGCGATGGAGGAGATGACGTTCACGCTGCTGTCCTGGGATCTGACCGAAGACCAAACCACCATGTGA